The segment TCCCGCGGTAACCGAACAGTGGGCTTACAGCAATAAAATTAAAAGTCCAGCCGGCGGAGCCACTACCGTCAATATACAGAGTGCGTGGGGCAGAGCGGAGGCCTCTCACAATGCTGAGGTGGCGGTCGCGGTTGTGGACATGGGTGTGGATTATGAACATCCGGATCTGAAAGACAATATGTGGGACGGCAGCGAATACGGCTACCCAAAGCATGGTTGGGACAGCGCGCTTGATACGAACGACCCGATGGACAGAGATGGACATGGTACGCACGTCGCCGGGATTGTCGCCGCCAGCTCAAACAACGGAATCGGGATTGCGGGGGCGGCGCGCGGCACGAAGATAATCGTCGTCAAAGTTTTCGGCCGCAGCGACGGGTTTTCCTCCTCTGTGGTAGACGCCTATAGCAAACTGCTGACGTTGAAGGCAAGCGGCGTTAAGCTTGTGGCGACCAATAACTCCTGGACAGCCCCTATACTCTCAAAGACGGCGGCGGAGGCGATGGAGGCGCTCGGCAGGGCGGGGGTTGTCAACGTTGTCGCTGCTGCAAACGATCACGCGGACAACGATACGACGATGGGGTTTCCCTTTAACTTTCCCTCCGATTATTCCGTGGTCGTCGCGGCCTCCACGCCATGGGACGAGATTGCGGAATTTTCCAACTACGGAAAACGCTCCGTGCACCTTGCCGCGCCCGGCGCTTGGATACTGAGCACATATAGCCGGAAAGCTGAAAAAGAAGAATCTATACTGAAAAATTCCTTTGCAAAGCCGCTCATATCCGACGATAAGCTGGTCTACTACAGAGATTTCGTCTCCGCCGAGGGGCTTACCCTTTCAGGTTCGGAGAACGGCACGCAGAGCATATCGACTGATGACGGCTATCTGGAGTGGAAAATTTCGGCGCAGAGGGCCGGTACCTTTGCCATCACGATAGATAAAGAATTCGACCTGCGTGCCGTCAGCGCGGACAGCTATGCCCTTCATCTCAGCACGGCCTCAGTCAGCGGCAGAGCGTGGAATATCTCTCTCTGCTCCTCAGACGGTAAAGACGGGACCAACCGGGACACGCATAAAATACCCCAGAACGCAAGCGACGGGGGCAACTCCTGGTCTGGCAGCGTCAGACAGATAAACGCTCCCGACGAGGAGAAAGAAGAGTGGGAGGAGATAATCACTCCGGCGAGACAGGTTTGGTACAGCTCTGAAGTACGCGTGGAGTTGTCCGTAGAGATGTCCGCGGGTGAAGAGCGGACGATAAAAATCAAGGAGATTGCGATCACGAAGGGAAAACCGTACGGCGCCGCCGCCCCCTACCGCCATATGGACGGTACCTCGATGGCGGCCCCCGCTGTTGCCGGATGCGCGGCGCTGCTCGCCGTGACATATCCAGGGATGACGCCGGCCGAGCTGCGCGCGCGGCTCATCGGCGGAGCGGTGAAGATACCGTCGATGAAAGATAAATTGCTGAGCGGTGGCCGGTTTGATGTTGAGAAGGCGGCTGTCTCTCCCTCGCCGGTAATAAATACCGCCTTGGCTGCGGGCGGTGTGCTGACGCTTGAGGGCTGGTTTTTCGGCAAAACCGGAACGCTTGCGCTGAATGCCGGAGGAACAGAACAACAGCTTAAAATTCTCTCATGGGAGGACGGAAGAATCACGGCGGCGCTCCCCGAGCCTCCCGTCGGCTGGAGCGAAATCACCGTGAGACGCGCGGATGGCGACTGGGGGCGAAAGATCACTGAGCTTTCACATGCCGCTGCGCAGTGGGAGAGCCTTGCCGCTTTGCCGGT is part of the Cloacibacillus sp. genome and harbors:
- a CDS encoding S8 family serine peptidase, with amino-acid sequence MKFNLWKITAAVLAALLLAVPVRLSADVVKGEYAEGRILVKIVSAPQGALKGRSLSSASSTEIAGMKIEKSWDFAASKTSAENGGRTLSAGGTEGGERIALLSSGTMSTAQMLAAAEKEPSITYAEPDYKIYPVSLPNDPAVTEQWAYSNKIKSPAGGATTVNIQSAWGRAEASHNAEVAVAVVDMGVDYEHPDLKDNMWDGSEYGYPKHGWDSALDTNDPMDRDGHGTHVAGIVAASSNNGIGIAGAARGTKIIVVKVFGRSDGFSSSVVDAYSKLLTLKASGVKLVATNNSWTAPILSKTAAEAMEALGRAGVVNVVAAANDHADNDTTMGFPFNFPSDYSVVVAASTPWDEIAEFSNYGKRSVHLAAPGAWILSTYSRKAEKEESILKNSFAKPLISDDKLVYYRDFVSAEGLTLSGSENGTQSISTDDGYLEWKISAQRAGTFAITIDKEFDLRAVSADSYALHLSTASVSGRAWNISLCSSDGKDGTNRDTHKIPQNASDGGNSWSGSVRQINAPDEEKEEWEEIITPARQVWYSSEVRVELSVEMSAGEERTIKIKEIAITKGKPYGAAAPYRHMDGTSMAAPAVAGCAALLAVTYPGMTPAELRARLIGGAVKIPSMKDKLLSGGRFDVEKAAVSPSPVINTALAAGGVLTLEGWFFGKTGTLALNAGGTEQQLKILSWEDGRITAALPEPPVGWSEITVRRADGDWGRKITELSHAAAQWESLAALPVYMHKARLAADEEKGLIYLAGCFSQEKMTSLFACYDIAEDRWRELAQLPKEIYADLDKEGNPIHFSLDAALTIYKGAPVVIRNYDGVAIIAATYRDGAWKSVKIESFTEKPTWYDKAVFATPAKDGKSILLLLSSGTLWRVDPDGGKAEKMAAVPELSGRDLDGAAITASNGVIAIAGGAGDAAAVPLFCDGERSWTGTPCPLPESGKFTWKYAACGIYNGFLLLLEGTWNTPPAIGSGAYYDMDKKIWLPAPTGRTASRNCGASVVVGDYLYRAAITDFFGGVEDAFERLDLRDDAPEPRPSGSGGCDGGFAAAALLACVPLIFVRKKK